One stretch of Centroberyx gerrardi isolate f3 chromosome 13, fCenGer3.hap1.cur.20231027, whole genome shotgun sequence DNA includes these proteins:
- the LOC139918582 gene encoding uncharacterized protein LOC139918582, which yields MKHKTTATSAQLRQEIQLEKKRRQKLNQRSCAGLLSPGFGRDCVCTDLVITSSPGRTQMAAPFVPVPLPVGRAAGCRSWHKRMSPTSSSPSSNCGPSPREGVPWVRGVGPWGAPAGRPTPEACQRRPRGDGAEGSSSLLEDGSGGDSWVERPSTPTLLGHEVMEERAKFTVYKILVTGSHGDSWVIFRRYTDFSRLNDKLKELFPRFRLALPPKRWFKDNYDMEFLEERQIGLQTFLQNLLAHKDIIGSEAVRQFLCLDDPPSPFDSLEESRAFCETLEETNHRLQRELLEKQREIDTLKTTLEERESHIGLLEKQVNGVSLSPESPCQLSAMLDGHGVTHTNTHTEGDADVNGDGQRHTDGNEEEDAGRRYSVTDSDQESSPGTRCEAAAPVKSHGAYWSTLVIADSPAPS from the exons ATGAAGCACAAGACTACAGCGACATCTGCTCAACTCAGGCAAGAAAtacaactggaaaaaaaaagaagacaaaagtTGAATCAAAGAAGCTGTGCTGGACTTCTCTCTCCAGGCTTTGGCAGGGATTGTGTTTGCACTGATCTGGT TATCACAAGCTCACCGGGACGAACACAGATGGCTGCCCCCTTTGTCCCAGTCCCCTTACCGGTGGGTCGGGCAGCAGGGTGCAGGTCTTGGCACAAGAGGATGTCTCCCACAAGTAGTTCTCCATCCAGCAACTGCGGGCCCTCCCCCCGTGAGGGTGTTCCCTGGGTGAGAGGCGTTGGGCCCTGGGGTGCCCCAGCTGGGCGCCCCACGCCGGAGGCATGCCAGAGGAGACCCAGGGGAGACGGAGCGGAGGGGTCATCATCGCTCCTGGAGGATGGGAGCGGAGGGGACAGCTGGGTGGAGAGGCCCTCCACCCCGACGCTGCTGGGCCATGAGGTCATGGAGGAGAGGGCAAAGTTCACG gTTTATAAGATCCTGGTGACGGGGAGTCACGGAGACAGCTGGGTGATCTTCAGAAGGTACACCGACTTCTCCAGGCTCAACGACAAG CTGAAGGAGCTGTTTCCCAGGTTTCGTCTAGCTCTGCCTCCCAAGCGCTGGTTCAAGGACAACTATGACATGGAGTTTCTAGAGGAGCGGCAGATCGGACTGCAGACCTTTCTACAGAACCTGTTGGCACACAAAGACATCATCGGCAG tgaaGCGGTCAGACAGTTCCTGTGTCTGGACGACCCTCCAAGCCCATTCGACAGTctggaggagagcagg GCTTTCTGCGAGACTCTGGAGGAGACTAACCACCGGCTCCAGAGGGAACTGctggagaagcagagagaaatcGACACTTTGAAGACGactctggaggagagggagagccacATTGGCCTCCTGGAGAAACAAGTCAA CGGCGTGTCCCTTAGTCCGGAGAGTCCTTGTCAGCTGTCAGCTATGTTGGACGGACACGGagtcacacacaccaacacacacacagaaggagacGCGGATGTGAATGGAGACGGACAAAGACATACAGATGGAAATGAAGAGGAAGACGCAGGCAGGCGATACTCTGTTACTGACTCTGACCAGGAATCAAGCCCTGGAACAAG GTGTGAGGCTGCTGCACCAGTAAAAAGTCACGGAGCTTACTGGAGCACTCTGGTCATCGCTGATTCACCCGCCCCATCTTAA